The sequence AGTCGATGTATCTCATGTGAAACGTAATGCAGAAATCACAACGATCTATGATGTGATTATGCAAAGCATCGATATCCTTCAACTAGAAATCGTCGCACACAGGGAATTTGCCTCCGACTTTATGATAAGACCCCATGTAGAAATGTACAGTACCAGAGCGTTCAAAAATATTGAAGAAATTATAGATATGGGAGAGGAAGAGGCAAAGAAGGTTATTCCTTCTATTCAGAAAGTTTTAGATAATTGGAAGGAGTAAGAACATGAAAACGAAAACATTAATTAGAACCTTAGTCATCATGACCATTTTTATGGTTGCTACATCCTTTTATTATCTTCCATTCTATGTAACGAAGCCGGGAGGTGCACATGAACTGGATCCGATCGTAGAAGTGAAGGATGGATATGAGGATGAAGGTGAATTAATGCTTACAACCGTCAGGATGGGTAGAGCAAATATCTATGCCTATCTTATTGCCAGCATAAAAAAATACGAATATATATTTCCTGTTGAAGAAATCAGAAGTCCTCATGAAAGTGACGAGGAATATAATCTTCGTCAACTTCACCTTATGGCCGACTCTCAAAACCATGCCATTGAAGTGGCCTTCAAAAAAGCAGGTAAACCCTATGAATACACATATAAAGGTATCTATGTCTTAAATATTTACCCGTCGATGCCAGCCGAGGAAGTTTTGATGCCTGGTGATCGTATTACAGCCGTTGATGGGAATGCATTTCAATCATCAGAGGAATTCATTGAATATGTGAGTAAGAAAAAAAGTGGGGATAGTGTGAAGATTACCTTCGTTCGGGATAAGGAAGAAATGGTGGAGACGATTTCCTTGGAGGCTTTCCCTGATATGCCCGATAAAGTAGGTCTTGGTATTACGCTGAGTGACGATAAAGACATCAAAACAGACCCACCGGTGGAACTGGATACTGAAGAGATTGGTGGCCCTTCCGCAGGATTGATGTTTAGCTTGGAGATTTATAATCAACTAACGAAGGATGACATTACGAAGGGTCATTCTATTGCGGGAACCGGGACGATTTCCGAAAACGGGGAAGTTGGACGCATTGGCGGTATAGAGCAGAAGGTCATTGCGGCTGACAAAGCGGGTGCAGAGTATTTTCTTGCTCCCCATGAAACGGTTACAAAGGAAATGAAAGAAAAATATCCTGATCTTGAATCGAACTATACTGCTGCCAAAAGAACAGCTGAAGACATTGGTACGGACATGAAAGTAATACCTGTGAAAACATTTGATGAAGCATTAGCATTTTTACAGACATTAGAAAAATAAACAAAGAGGCTGCCTTCTGTCAGCCTCTTTCTATTTCTATATCATAATTGGCGGTTGAGACCATTCTAGATGAAGCAGTTTTTTTCGGGCTGCCCCATTTTCTAAACCTAAAGAATAAATTTCAGCCGCTCTGACATCTAAAGCTATATCTTTTTGATTTGCACTTGAAAGCTTGCTGATTAAAGGCAAAGGCATTGCTTTTTTCTGATAATGGATAAATTCCCTCCCAGTTTTATTCATACCAAGCAGGCGAATATGGCGTGGGGAGTTGTGTCTGCTTCGCATTTCTTCCTTATTTGTATTGGTTAAAACATGAAGGAGCATTCGTTGAAGACGCGTCCATGTATATCGTTTTGTTTTAAGCTTCATCATGAATTCTTCAAAGGAAGCCGAGCTTTTAACAAACTCTATCATCCGATTCTCTATACCTTCTTCTATTTCATATATCTCCTTCAGTTCTTCTTTGCACGAAGAAAGAAGCTTATACTGCAAAAATGTCCAATAATTTTCCCATCTATGGAATCCCCCGTACTCAAGTTGGTACTGAGATAATTGATCAACAGATGTAGGGGGGAGATAAGAGTCGATCTTGATATCACCCTCACTGCTGAAAATATTTTTCCTGATGCTTGTAGCGCTCGCAATCGAAGGAGAAGAAAAATGTTCATCATGGTATCCAGCAGATTCCCTTGGGATGGTGAAAGCTTTCAATGATGAGTGAATCTGATTTCTTGCTTCCATATAATGAAATCCCAGTATATTATTCGGCTTACTTAGATCGATGACCGAGTCCCCGCTCCCGAGCATTTGGAAAGCTTTGGCCAACGCAGAAGGATAGCTCGTGCCTTCCTGGATGAACTCACTTATATATGTATCGTATTTCTTCCTATTCGCTTCGATGAATAGGACCGTTTTCTCGAAAGTATCGATATCTCCATCTTCACTGCCGAAACAAAAGCTTTCACACCCGATGGCATCAAGGAGTGAAATGGCTCCCCGTGAAAAAAATTCAGCATGCTGTGTGGCAAAGCTATAGGGAAGCTCAATGACAACGTCAACCCCTGCTTCTAAAGCCATTTTGGTGCGGGACCATTTTGATACCAGTGCCGGCTCTCCACGTTGCAGGAAATGCCCACTCATAACCGCAACCACTACATCAGCTCCTGTTGCCCTTCTCGTTTCCCTTAAATGATGTAAATGGCCATTATGAAAGGGATTATACTCTACTATTACTCCTGTTGCTTTCATGAAATTCTCCACATCCTTTCTAAGTCACAACTATCTGCTATGTAGTTCATTATATATGGAAATGATATAGATTCTCTCCTTTTATGACATAATCATAACTAATATTATAAAATATTTGAAAGTCCTTATATTTAAACGTTATAATTACAACACTATGGTTGTAAAGAGTGTAAAGAAAAAATATTGACAAACGGTATTATGAAAGCTATAATTACCTTTGTTGCCTTGAGGTGATTACATTGAAATGGTCAATAATACAATTACAAAAATTTAGAGACAAGGGACTTTCCATTGACGAAACAATTAATTTGGATGAATTGAAAAAAATCGATCCCCAAATTATAGAAGTCTCACCTATTCGAGTGTCTGGAAAGGCAGATATCGGTTCGAACCGGGTCACCTTCCATCTTCATATAGAAGGAAAGTTAGTATTACCTTGCTCAAGAACCCTTGTGGATGTTGATTTACCAGTTGACATTAAAACGATTGAAACCTATCTTCTAAATGAAACTGATTATGATCAGTATGAGGAAGAGGAAATACATCGTATTCAAGGTGATGTTATTGATTTAAAACCTGCTATAAGAGAATTACTATTACTTGAGATTCCAATGCAAGTAATCAGTGATGAAGCGAGAGAACAAGATGAGATGCCTTCAGGTAAGAACTGGGAAGTTCTGACGGAAGAACAAGCTTATCAAGTCGAACAAGAGGAAGAGAAGAAAGTTGATCCTCGTCTCGCTGAGTTAGCAAAACTTCTTGATCAAAACAAGAAATCTTAAAAGCGAAGTACCAGTTCGACTGGCTTCATAATGAGTATGAATCTCTTTTAAGGAGGTGGGAAGAATGGCAGTACCTTTTAGAAGAACATCTAAAACAGCAAAAAGACAACGTCGTACACACTTCAAACTACGTGTACCTGGTATGGTAGCATGCCCAAACTGTGGTGAAATGAAACTAGCACACCGTGTTTGTAAAGAGTGCGGAACGTATAAAGGTAAAGAAGTTGTAAACAAATAATATTGTTTACAGCAAAAAAAGCGTGAAAGAGGCCATGGCTCTTCACGCTTTTTTTATTGTCATTTTAAAGAAATGTCTGTTCATCTCATTTAGAAAACCATACACTAAAAGTATGAAAGGAGGGTCTGATTTGGGAGAATATATGATACATATGAATGAAGAAGGGATTCTGCAGTTTATCATCAACCGTCCGGAAAAACGAAATGCAGTGAGTTATGAAATTATGGCAGGACTCGAAAAAGCGCTAGATGAGTGTATTCAAAATGATCATGTGAAAGCGCTGCTTATTACTGGAAGTGGTGATCAGGCTTTTTGCTCCGGGGGAGATTTATCTCAATTTCATAACCTTAAAACAGAAAGTGAAAGTTATGGAATGCTCAGTAAAATGGGCAGCCTCATTATGAAACTAGCCTTCCTACCAAAACCTACAATCGCTTTTATTAATGGAACGGCGATTGGCGGAGGGTGTGAGATCGCCACTGCTTGTGACTTTAGAATCGCCAAAAGAACAACTAAGATGGGATTCGTTCAAGGGAATCTCGCCATTACCACAGGATGGGGAGGTGGGACCTTACTTCTTGAAAGGCTTTCAGCGTCTAATGCGCTTTCCCTGCTAATGACAGCAAGGGTGGAAGAAGCAGAAGTCCTTTATGATATAGGGTTTGTAGATGAACTAGTCGATGCCAATGTCCCAATCCATGAAATTCCCCTCATTAAATTGATCTCACAGAAATCAGAGGGAGTCTTGAGGGCATATAAGCAGCAACTTCTTGGGAAATGGGATAGAAAAAGAGTAGAAGAAAATATAATGAAGGAAATAAGCCAATGTTCAAAGCTATGGGCAAGTGATGAGCATCACGAGGCAGTGGAGAGATTCTTTAATAAATAGGTAAAGCATAATAAAAAGGAACCGGTGCCAGAAAGCCGGTTCCTTTTTGTATGCATTAAAAAAATAGTGGTGCAGATTCTATCTTCTCTAGTAAGAGCATATGATTGGATAAACTGGATCTTACAGGGGGGATGGAAATGTCTTCAAATAGGCAGGATGCATGGAGTCAAGATGAAGATGTGTTGTTAGCGGAAGTGGTATTACGCAATATACGAGAAGGTGGTACCCAGCTTCAAGCGTTTGAAGAGGTAGGAAGAAAACTATCAAGAACGTCAGCGGCTTGCGGCTTTCGTTGGAACTCATTTGTTCGTAAACAATATAAATCCGGAATCGAACTTGCTAAAAAACAAAGAAAGCAATCTAAAAAGGACTCTCCAATAGGTAAGGCAAATGAAGAAAATCAAGAAGTGCAAGTAGAGAGTTCACCAGAGCTTGAAGCTTCTGAAGTGTTTTCAATGGGGAGTATGATAAATTATCTTCAAAAAGCTGAAGATGCCGTTCGAAACGGGGAAAAAGTACGGAATGAAAATACTCAGCTTCATGGACAAATCTCTTATTTGAAAGAAAGGCTTCAAGAGGTTGAAGCTGAGTTGAAAGAGTATGAAGCAAAATTTAATCTTCTTGAAGAAGATCATAAGTCATTATTAGCTATTTTTGAAAAAGCAAGGAAAATGGCTCTTTTGCAAGGAAATGAAGACAAAGTGAAGTTTCAGATGGATAAAAACGGCAACCTTCAGCGGTTGAATAAATGAAGAGAAAGATAGGCTGGCTAAATAAATTTATTTAGCCAGCCTATCTTAGTTAATTGATAATGGTTTTCGTAAGCTTTTCGCCTCTGAGCAAGCCGCCTCCGCTTTCGTTTTCATCCAGCTACGGCGGCTAGAGGCTCGAGGTCATAAGGCAGACCTACCAAAAAGGGAAAGAGCGCCTTTCCGGTAGGTCCGCCTTATGCTTGTCGCCTCTGGGCAAGCCGCCTCCGCTTTCGTATTCATCCAGCTACGGCGGCTAGAGGCTCGAGGTCATAAAGCAGACCTACCAAAAAGGGAAAGAGCGCCTTTCCGGTAGGTCCGCCTTATGCTTGTCGCCTCTGGGCAAGCCGCCTCCGCTTTCGTATTTAACTGATTT is a genomic window of Rossellomorea sp. y25 containing:
- a CDS encoding RsfA family transcriptional regulator, giving the protein MSSNRQDAWSQDEDVLLAEVVLRNIREGGTQLQAFEEVGRKLSRTSAACGFRWNSFVRKQYKSGIELAKKQRKQSKKDSPIGKANEENQEVQVESSPELEASEVFSMGSMINYLQKAEDAVRNGEKVRNENTQLHGQISYLKERLQEVEAELKEYEAKFNLLEEDHKSLLAIFEKARKMALLQGNEDKVKFQMDKNGNLQRLNK
- a CDS encoding SepM family pheromone-processing serine protease, with translation MKTKTLIRTLVIMTIFMVATSFYYLPFYVTKPGGAHELDPIVEVKDGYEDEGELMLTTVRMGRANIYAYLIASIKKYEYIFPVEEIRSPHESDEEYNLRQLHLMADSQNHAIEVAFKKAGKPYEYTYKGIYVLNIYPSMPAEEVLMPGDRITAVDGNAFQSSEEFIEYVSKKKSGDSVKITFVRDKEEMVETISLEAFPDMPDKVGLGITLSDDKDIKTDPPVELDTEEIGGPSAGLMFSLEIYNQLTKDDITKGHSIAGTGTISENGEVGRIGGIEQKVIAADKAGAEYFLAPHETVTKEMKEKYPDLESNYTAAKRTAEDIGTDMKVIPVKTFDEALAFLQTLEK
- the rpmF gene encoding 50S ribosomal protein L32 — encoded protein: MAVPFRRTSKTAKRQRRTHFKLRVPGMVACPNCGEMKLAHRVCKECGTYKGKEVVNK
- a CDS encoding YceD family protein — protein: MKWSIIQLQKFRDKGLSIDETINLDELKKIDPQIIEVSPIRVSGKADIGSNRVTFHLHIEGKLVLPCSRTLVDVDLPVDIKTIETYLLNETDYDQYEEEEIHRIQGDVIDLKPAIRELLLLEIPMQVISDEAREQDEMPSGKNWEVLTEEQAYQVEQEEEKKVDPRLAELAKLLDQNKKS
- a CDS encoding nucleotidyltransferase yields the protein MKATGVIVEYNPFHNGHLHHLRETRRATGADVVVAVMSGHFLQRGEPALVSKWSRTKMALEAGVDVVIELPYSFATQHAEFFSRGAISLLDAIGCESFCFGSEDGDIDTFEKTVLFIEANRKKYDTYISEFIQEGTSYPSALAKAFQMLGSGDSVIDLSKPNNILGFHYMEARNQIHSSLKAFTIPRESAGYHDEHFSSPSIASATSIRKNIFSSEGDIKIDSYLPPTSVDQLSQYQLEYGGFHRWENYWTFLQYKLLSSCKEELKEIYEIEEGIENRMIEFVKSSASFEEFMMKLKTKRYTWTRLQRMLLHVLTNTNKEEMRSRHNSPRHIRLLGMNKTGREFIHYQKKAMPLPLISKLSSANQKDIALDVRAAEIYSLGLENGAARKKLLHLEWSQPPIMI
- a CDS encoding enoyl-CoA hydratase/isomerase family protein, yielding MGEYMIHMNEEGILQFIINRPEKRNAVSYEIMAGLEKALDECIQNDHVKALLITGSGDQAFCSGGDLSQFHNLKTESESYGMLSKMGSLIMKLAFLPKPTIAFINGTAIGGGCEIATACDFRIAKRTTKMGFVQGNLAITTGWGGGTLLLERLSASNALSLLMTARVEEAEVLYDIGFVDELVDANVPIHEIPLIKLISQKSEGVLRAYKQQLLGKWDRKRVEENIMKEISQCSKLWASDEHHEAVERFFNK